The sequence ACCCAAAACATTGTTTTACATTGTAGACTGCACTGTTCGCAGAGCGTAGTTTGAATTAAGAGATGTAATAAGAGATAGAATGTGTAAgttgctggagatagccttagcCTTTCAGAATAGTGTAGGAACGACAAGCATTTTGAATCAAAACTTTAGAGCATGGACAATGATTGCCATCTTCTTTTGCTACATGTAtttactttcaaaacttagtattCTTCTGGCCATGAAATTGCTTTGTGCACTGTTGCTTTGCTATGTGTTTACGCTGAGTTGATCTGAGTATTTGGATGCATACTCTTTCTCAGTCTCTTTTCTTGTGATGCTAGTGTACACTGTCTGATCTTAGTCGGACACTCCTTATCAGGTACCATTGGATCAGAAAGAAAGGAAGGCCCGCTCGTAGGGAGCTCGCACCTATTGTTGTTTCCAATCATATCTCGTACATAGAACCCATATTCTTCTTCTATGAATTGTTCCCAACCATTGTTTCGTCAGAGTCTCATGATGCCCTACCATTTGTTGGAACAATTATTCGAGCGATGCAGGTATGCATTTTTTCAATTTTCCTACGACTGTCTACATTTCCAAGTTTCTTCTAAGACAGATTTTTGCAGGTTATATATGTTGACAGATTCTCACCAGCTTCTCGGAAGGCTGCTGTAAATGAAATAAAGGTAAAAACCGTTCCTCTTAATATGTGTTGTGATCACTTGGTTGCCTTTAAAAATGTTGCATTGTATTTTGTCACATGTTAGCCACCCCGTTGATTTATGTAAGTTTTAAGTTATTGAATATCACTGCTCTACATTGACTTAATATATGGAAAAAAGTAACAAACAGAAGGATATCTACAAGCTACTTCTTGCAGTTGCCTGCTTTACAGATCCTTTTAATTTCgtttgcagctgacatcataattGATTCTAAAATCGACTCCAGCCAACTTGTCCTAGAATAACATGATTGTCTTTTAGTTATTTGTTCATATGGTACATACTCTCTAGGATGTCCTTTCAGAGAAAGGCAGCTTGCAATAGCTTCCCGCGGGTCCTGTTATTCCCTGAAGGTACCACAACAAATGGGAGATTCCTGATTTCGTTCCAACATGGTGCATTCATACCTGGCTACCCTGTTCAACCTGTTGTTGTCCGTTATCCACATGTGCACTTTGATCAATCATGGTGAGCTTTGTCTATGGATATTCTTTTTGATGTACGTTCATCTTTGTGCCTTGGCATTTTAAAATTTTATCTATACAATGTTTTGTGTTGCAGGGGGAATATATCGTTATTAAAGCTCATGTTTAAGATGTTCACCCAATTTCATAATTTCATGGAGGTATGCATGGCCTGCTGAATTTTGCCTAACTAATGTCTGAACTCTCACCTAATATGTCTTTTTTGTGCTTGTGTCTTGCACAGTTAGCTCATTGTATTGATCATCTGATAATATACAGGTAGAGTACCTTCCTGTTGTCTACCCTCCTGAGATCAAGCAAGAGAATGCCCTTCATTTTGCGGAGGATGTAAATATGTTCATCTCAAATAAAATTTTCATCTAACATCCTGTGTGTTTCACTAGTGGTGTGATAATATGTCATCCCTACAAATTTTAATTCTTGCAGACCAGCTATGCTATGGCACGTGCCCTCAATGTCTTGCCAACTTCCTATTCATATGGTGATTCTATGATTATGGCACGGGCAATAGAAGCTGGAAAGGTAAAGAGGCTAGTTATACATAACTATGAATTCCTACTTGCTCTAACTGTTTTTTGCTAGTCCATCTGTCATCCCTCTAAAAGGATATGCCCCTAATAAGCTGGGTTTTCTATTTGCAGGTGAATGGCTCAAATTACATGGTAGAAATGGCTTGGGTAAAAGATGTAAGTTTTTCCTGAACTACATTGTTTACATGTGTATGAGTATGCAAATGCTGCAGTTGTCAAAATCCATCAagcaaaaaaaaagaaagaatgtAAACTATCAATTTAATCTTCTGTACGAAGTAGATTATGCTGAATTATTTCCTACAAGAACAGTTAAATATGCATTAGTGTACTTGTATGTAGATGTTGTGTGTCAATTCCTTCATCTCAAACTACCGTTGAATGAACAATTGTATTCTTATGCCTTTCAGATTTATGGTGTGAGCACAGCAGAAGCAATGGACCTATTGGAACATTTCCTGGCAATGAATCCAGATAACGAGTAAGACTCCTCATTCCTTAATGGAGAGCTCCCTTCATGCTTTACTAAGTCAATGCTATTCTATTGTTTCATGGTTACTTGATAAGTAACACCATTTAAACATTGCAGTGGACGTGTGAAAGCACAAGATTTTTGGGCTCATTTTGGTCTGGATTGCAGTCCTCTGTGTAAGAAGGTATTGACGCAGTATCTACAATTGCTATTAGCTTAAAAGGATTTCCCATCTTGGCTGAACTTGACTCTTTTTCCAGATATTTCACTACTTTGATTTAGGCATTAAGGAATCGATTACGTTCCGTCAGGTATGGACCTTAATCCGATTGAATTGTACATCTGCTTTAGTGCTACACTGCTTTTACATACGACACTAAGGATACCGTAATGCATCGGTACTGTATATTTCATAGCGCTAAGGTTTCTAGGTGTATAATGTATGCAGTTCTTGGTTGGGTGCGCGCACCTGAGGAAGCAACCGTTGTTCCAGGGTGCCTGTGAGACCGCCTTTGAGAAGTGCCGGGATCCTGAAACATCTGAGATCTCCAGGGCACAGCTAGCCGATGTCCTGCGGTTAAGCATGCTGCTGCCGTCTGGTGATAGAGTAAAATCTCTGTTGCCCCTCTATTACAGCAAGTAACGCTAGTTGGCCACAATGATGTCATACTCCTGAGTCCTGACCATGTAACCTTTTGACAGATGCTGGACCTGTTCAAGACGTTTGACATAGATGGCGACGAAAAGATCAGCAAGGACGACTTCATGACGTGTCTTGGGAGGTTCCCGTTCCTGATTGCGTTCTTTGCAGCCCCGATCAATGGGGAAGTGTACATCGAGATAGTCTGAAGGCAAGGCGATGCCGTGTAAGAGTAACCAGGCGCAGGTAGGGCCGGGGATCCCTCCGTTTATGCAATGGGATACCCACCTGTATTTGGGTTGCATCGAGTGGCTGACCAATATAGTGCGTCAATTTTGTTTCGTTGCTTCTTTCAAATGCTCActtcgttcttttttatttgttgcGTTTTAGTTCAAAGATGAACTAGCAGGCGACAAATATTTGAGAAGGGAGTTAGTATTATATTGTCATTACGGAATCTGCTGTGAGATACGCGCTGGACTGATAGATTGTCGATGGAACTGAGAATGCACATAGAAAGCATTTCTAATGTACTCCTGTAAGAAAACTTTTTTGGACAAACAATGACCCTGTAACCTCAAGTTGTGTTTATTCTTGCTAGATGGATTACATAACAAAGCCCAACGTAGGTATATCCAGATACATAACCTTTTGAACATTGTAACCTCATGTTCGGCGAGTTGAACATTTGTTTAGACCATTTAGATGTAATGTATATTTAGATACATAACAAAGCGCAGCAAATATTCAGACGCAACTTTTTAGAAACAATTTTGTTATGTTCCAAGAATAGCCTAAACAACTTGCACATAGAACGGATGGGAATGGATGATGTACATACATACTGTCACACACATGATTTTAGAGACCAAAATTAGGTGATAATTACATATGTGCGGTGATTAATTTTTGCTTCATTAATGGTAACCAAATATAAAGTATGAAAAGGATTTGATTATTAGAGCATgtacaacccaattaaataaggggTCTCTAGGGGGTAAGTAAAAAAAGATCACGAAGAACTCATCTCTAAACGACTATGCATATTGTATCTTGATTGTATTTATTATCTATAAGCTTAGGGTTGTATCATGCAATCTCTTACTTGTCTCTTGTATTTGGAAAATTGGTTCAAGAGGCtcagggttgtacatgcccttatatCTCACCAAAGTATAGCGGTATGAGTTAACTATATTAAATTTATTGTTTTATTCATGAAGATGCTGTCGGAGAACCCCACAACTTCATTGTAAATAGTACAAAAGGCCAAAACATGAATGATCACACCATAATAAGTATCAACTATCTTCAAGCCACTTACTATTAGGGGTGTAgtgagctctaaattttacactatttaAAATTTAAGGGTCGGGTCATATTAGAATCAGACActatttatatttatttttaaactaaaaataatTAAGGGGTCAAACAAATCGTAAAGAAACATTTATACCATGATCCATTACCAACCCCTACTTACTACAGGACTATTGTAAAGCAGACTATGACCTAGAATGATCTAACAACATAACTTTATTATACTTATTGTAAAGGGAGACACCTCCTACTCGATTATAGGTTGTGCTTAGGGCCGGGTGGTAATAGACCACGATTCAAATGTTCCTTGACTATTCGTATGAGTTCTTGATTAATTTtatttcaaaaatgaatagaaatagagtcAGATTCAAATAGTATTTCAATCATTAATGTTTtaatgtaaaatttagagcccgtTATCACCCTTAGTTGTGCTTCAGGGCTCTGTAAAGTGGGTCTGTGCGTTCGACGAGAAAGAGCCAAGGGTGGTGCTTCATCTGCCATGATCATCTCTAGAAGGGCGATTCTTCGCATGTATTGTTGCACCTCACCTAAGGTGGAACTCCACTGGACGGATGGGAAGATATGGGATGAAGGTTCAACGACAAGTCAACACCTGATGGCTCATCCACTGACATGGAAAGAAGGTGATAAGAAGTTTATAAATataaactaggtgagtgcccgtgcattgcaacgggaacatataataccatgataatttatatacaaaatgtgtcttatattgttataagaaaatgtttcataatccattcgtgatcctggccatacataaattttgttattttaatttagttgtttcgctactacattgcaaccatcagtatcatgcagacttcgatatatgccacgatttacatggtctcatcattgaagagcacgtgccacacctgccggtagaagttccctcgtacatcgtcagtcatcagTCACACACCACCATACACACTTGCTTAAAcgaaaaggcaagtgtgtgtttgtgaagagaattaaagacaggttggcacaaaagctaccctgacgatGACGAGTGGTCATTGCTATCggtcctcctctgtgtcacctccgacgccgagatgacgccacagtccttgatatagtagtcatcgaacgcgcgcgacatggcgagtaccgataactcttggctgggctgccaaacgaagtgcaccccgggctcatcaatgAGGTTatacacctggtcgttgcaccaccggatgtgctactcctgtacatacatcttgtttgaggacactcacacaacgtcagcaacggccgtcgtcccaacgcacaagaattcatggccggtcagtagcaacttacgtggtaggttgggcttcaggtggatgatgagctggacgtcGTGATGGTGCCGCCGTtgaatgcggtgcccagaacaacccgagagtcactggtgttggcgacaaccatgaggtccccctgtttgacgatggacaacacagtgcagccgc is a genomic window of Zea mays cultivar B73 chromosome 5, Zm-B73-REFERENCE-NAM-5.0, whole genome shotgun sequence containing:
- the LOC100191712 gene encoding lysophospholipid acyltransferase LPEAT2 isoform X2, giving the protein MSFQRKAACNSFPRVLLFPEGTTTNGRFLISFQHGAFIPGYPVQPVVVRYPHVHFDQSWGNISLLKLMFKMFTQFHNFMEVEYLPVVYPPEIKQENALHFAEDTSYAMARALNVLPTSYSYGDSMIMARAIEAGKVNGSNYMVEMAWVKDIYGVSTAEAMDLLEHFLAMNPDNDGRVKAQDFWAHFGLDCSPLCKKIFHYFDLGIKESITFRQFLVGCAHLRKQPLFQGACETAFEKCRDPETSEISRAQLADVLRLSMLLPSGDRMLDLFKTFDIDGDEKISKDDFMTCLGRFPFLIAFFAAPINGEVYIEIV
- the LOC100191712 gene encoding lysophospholipid acyltransferase LPEAT2 isoform X1 is translated as MASTCLAPASLSTPLLSDSIARAPAANGHATNHRHHHHDDSDGAAAVSVCDDGGGDPFAFLSEDRPPRDRGPSPADPFRNGTPAWGGGVYAWSRTLLLLPVALVRLALFGLSIAIGYAATWVALRGWADTHGRPRVGGGPMPAWRRRLMWITRISARCILFSFGYHWIRKKGRPARRELAPIVVSNHISYIEPIFFFYELFPTIVSSESHDALPFVGTIIRAMQVIYVDRFSPASRKAAVNEIKRKAACNSFPRVLLFPEGTTTNGRFLISFQHGAFIPGYPVQPVVVRYPHVHFDQSWGNISLLKLMFKMFTQFHNFMEVEYLPVVYPPEIKQENALHFAEDTSYAMARALNVLPTSYSYGDSMIMARAIEAGKVNGSNYMVEMAWVKDIYGVSTAEAMDLLEHFLAMNPDNDGRVKAQDFWAHFGLDCSPLCKKIFHYFDLGIKESITFRQFLVGCAHLRKQPLFQGACETAFEKCRDPETSEISRAQLADVLRLSMLLPSGDRMLDLFKTFDIDGDEKISKDDFMTCLGRFPFLIAFFAAPINGEVYIEIV